The DNA window CATactcatcatcgtcatcttccttcatcttcttcacagtCGACCGCTGAGAGGATTGCGACAGCTGGGATtcctcatccttcttcactTCCGCCCGCCGCCTATTCCGGTCcgccctcttcttggcctcctctctcttcttcacatcCGCAACCTCCATCTCAACCGTCTTGACCCGTCCGTCGATTTCCTTGACGAGCCGCGTCTTGACTCCCGCCGGCACGTTGTTCCAGTCTGCCGTGTTGCCGCCCAGCGCAAGCACCTTCATCCTAAACCAGGCACATTCGGCCGTCTTTTCATTGAGCAGCACCCGCGTGTTGTTGAGAGCTTCGAGGCGTGCCTGCCGCGACTTCTTGGCCGCCTGGTTGTTCCGCTGGCGGTCAATCTTCTGGTGCTCCGCCGCAATCGTGTTGTTGCGTGACTCGATTTCCAGGCGCTCGTGGTCGCTGATTCCTTCGGGGAACTTGTGGAATTCCGGGATAAACGGCTTGGGCGGTAAATCCTTGACTCTGGACGGGGGCAGCACCGGCGGGTTGCGCTCCTGGTAGTCGATTTCATATCGCAAGTCGTCTTTGCGGCGGCCGAGCTCGGCAGAGGCAAGGCCGTGAGGCATCGTCAACAGCATCTCGTCCAGCGAGCAGCTGCCCATGCGCAGTGCCGGGCTGGATGTCCAAGATCGGCTTGGATGTGCCCGCCCTGCGTCCTGGGCGTGGAACGGCACCGCCGCTTGCTGCTGAGCAGGCATCTGCGGCAGATGCTGGAACGGAATCTTGGGCGTGAACCCCGCTGATGTTGGCtggggaaaaggagaaggaggcccAACATTCGCAGAGTTCACATCGGCAGTCATGGGCTGAGAAGCGGCTGTTCGGCGTCGTTTGGCCTGTCCTTCTACCGGCGAGGCAGGCAGACGCAACGAGCGTTTCCCAATCGACGACATCTGAAGCTTTTCCCTtcctttctcctcctcttctgcaaTGGAAGTGCGTACTGAAGATTCGGAGCAAGGAGAATGTGTTTGAAACGACTATCAAATCGTATGAGGACAGAGAGCCCCCATACAAGTGTTTGGCTAGGAGGCTTGTGGCAAAGAGCACCTATCAAGAGAACAAACGGTAAACACGTTAGCAAAGTCCAAAAACGCCAGAGTCGAGTAAATAAAAGTAACAGAAAGGATTtaaaggaaacaaaaaaaaaaatgttggaggaaggggaaaaagggaGATCTTAAGCTAGGGAGTAAAAATTCTTGCCCAATTTGGCTTCTTGTCTGTTCCTTTGCTCTGCTTCTATTTCTTCCTGctcaaggcaaaaagaaagaagcgcAACAAACGATAcaagctgttttttttttttctcgtttgaATGTAGagtgaagcagcagcagagcattgCTTCTCTGCCGTATACAAAATAAATGGCCCGAGCACGAGAAATGAGTGCAGAAACCGTAAAAAAGCAAATGACCAAA is part of the Trichoderma atroviride chromosome 1, complete sequence genome and encodes:
- a CDS encoding uncharacterized protein (EggNog:ENOG41); its protein translation is MSSIGKRSLRLPASPVEGQAKRRRTAASQPMTADVNSANVGPPSPFPQPTSAGFTPKIPFQHLPQMPAQQQAAVPFHAQDAGRAHPSRSWTSSPALRMGSCSLDEMLLTMPHGLASAELGRRKDDLRYEIDYQERNPPVLPPSRVKDLPPKPFIPEFHKFPEGISDHERLEIESRNNTIAAEHQKIDRQRNNQAAKKSRQARLEALNNTRVLLNEKTAECAWFRMKVLALGGNTADWNNVPAGVKTRLVKEIDGRVKTVEMEVADVKKREEAKKRADRNRRRAEVKKDEESQLSQSSQRSTVKKMKEDDDDEYDGEWCYGMKYSIVPSEKFLSHLHSI